From Permianibacter aggregans, a single genomic window includes:
- a CDS encoding serine/threonine protein kinase: MDSNQTELTHAYAALTPDCVLNALEAFGFQPDAALQPMNSYENRVYAFRDADGNKHVVKFYRPKRWNLRQINEEHQFLFELADADVPVILPHVRDGISCFDYQDFFFAVFPQRGGRAFEAGNEEQLAIMGRTAGRLHACAKTRSFSARPKLNVEQFVQAPIKVAANSAMLPARYRDDYALISTELAELCEDWLQRLPEESWQRCHGDLHPGNILWTGDGVLLVDFDDCRTAPAVQDLWMLADSIEDRALLIDEYEQFCEFDWSQWRFAEVLRSMRLMQYTGWLAERWSDPTFPRHFPWFAQENYFADHIKQLQEQLRLLQAQ, translated from the coding sequence ATGGACTCAAATCAAACTGAACTGACGCACGCCTATGCGGCGCTGACGCCGGATTGCGTTCTGAACGCGCTGGAAGCGTTCGGTTTTCAACCGGACGCTGCCTTGCAGCCGATGAATTCTTACGAGAATCGCGTTTACGCGTTTCGCGACGCCGATGGCAATAAACACGTCGTCAAATTCTACCGGCCGAAGCGCTGGAATCTGCGTCAGATCAACGAAGAGCATCAGTTTTTGTTTGAACTGGCCGATGCCGATGTGCCGGTGATCCTGCCGCATGTGCGCGATGGCATCAGTTGTTTTGATTATCAGGATTTTTTCTTCGCGGTATTTCCGCAGCGCGGCGGTCGCGCGTTCGAAGCCGGTAATGAAGAACAGCTGGCGATCATGGGCCGCACCGCTGGTCGCTTGCATGCCTGCGCCAAAACCCGTTCATTTTCGGCGCGACCAAAACTGAACGTCGAACAATTCGTCCAAGCCCCGATCAAGGTCGCCGCCAATTCAGCGATGTTGCCGGCGCGTTACCGCGACGATTACGCGCTGATCAGCACTGAGCTCGCCGAACTCTGTGAAGACTGGCTGCAACGCCTGCCCGAGGAAAGCTGGCAGCGCTGCCACGGTGATTTGCATCCAGGCAATATTCTGTGGACCGGTGATGGTGTGCTGTTGGTCGATTTCGATGATTGCCGAACGGCACCGGCCGTGCAGGACTTATGGATGTTGGCCGACAGCATCGAAGATCGAGCGCTATTGATCGATGAGTATGAGCAGTTTTGTGAATTCGATTGGTCACAATGGCGTTTCGCCGAAGTGCTGCGCAGCATGCGCCTGATGCAATACACCGGCTGGCTGGCTGAGCGCTGGAGTGACCCGACTTTCCCGCGTCACTTCCCGTGGTTCGCCCAGGA
- a CDS encoding MATE family efflux transporter: MLDRERSSQIMHITLPVMGGMISQNILNLVDMYMVGHVGHVAVAAVGITSYTNWMLAALFIGLSAGVQAMVARRMGEGRTDIAARPLNGALTLIVVTTIPLAILLIFLSPLIMAQLSTDPEVIAQGTPYLQARIAGIAAMAMNFSFRAYWSAIKLARFYFMTLIVMHAINIALNYVLIFGKFGIPALGTFGAGLGTTLSLYCGTAMYITYALRHTKQYGFMASLPSKETMQTIIKVSLPASAQQFFYALGFTTLFWIVGMVGTGEMAVANVLVNVTLVAYLPCLSYGISAATLVGQALGRNEPEDAYRWGWDVSKLAMLTVLLIGLPMAIFAPEIIAAFIDDALVAEMGITPLRLIAISLIFDALGVVMFHGIQGAGATRTTMLVSLGMQWLVFLPLAYLAGPVGGHGILVIWSLYIAYRFIQTMIFVFLWRQRAWTQIKLN; this comes from the coding sequence GTGCTCGACCGGGAACGTTCATCGCAAATCATGCACATCACCCTGCCCGTCATGGGCGGCATGATCTCCCAGAACATCCTGAACCTCGTCGATATGTATATGGTTGGTCATGTCGGCCACGTCGCCGTCGCGGCAGTAGGCATCACCAGTTACACCAACTGGATGTTGGCGGCGTTGTTCATTGGTCTTTCTGCCGGTGTGCAGGCGATGGTCGCCCGACGTATGGGCGAAGGCCGCACCGATATCGCTGCGCGACCGCTCAATGGCGCGCTGACCTTGATTGTCGTCACGACCATTCCGCTGGCAATCTTGCTGATCTTTTTATCGCCGCTGATCATGGCTCAGCTTAGCACCGATCCGGAAGTGATTGCCCAGGGCACACCGTATTTGCAGGCACGCATCGCTGGCATCGCGGCGATGGCAATGAACTTTTCGTTCCGCGCCTACTGGAGCGCGATCAAACTGGCGCGCTTTTATTTCATGACACTGATCGTCATGCACGCAATCAACATCGCACTGAATTATGTGCTGATATTCGGTAAGTTCGGCATTCCTGCGCTTGGTACCTTCGGCGCCGGTTTGGGCACCACGCTGTCACTCTATTGCGGCACCGCGATGTATATCACTTACGCGCTGCGTCACACCAAGCAATACGGTTTCATGGCCTCGCTGCCATCGAAAGAAACAATGCAGACGATCATCAAAGTGTCGCTACCGGCCAGCGCCCAGCAGTTTTTCTATGCGCTTGGCTTCACGACACTGTTCTGGATTGTCGGTATGGTTGGCACTGGCGAAATGGCCGTGGCCAACGTGTTGGTCAACGTCACGCTGGTTGCCTACTTGCCCTGCCTTTCTTATGGCATCTCAGCGGCGACCTTGGTGGGTCAGGCACTTGGTCGCAATGAACCCGAAGATGCCTACCGCTGGGGTTGGGATGTCAGCAAGCTGGCGATGCTGACGGTGCTGCTGATTGGTCTGCCGATGGCGATTTTTGCGCCGGAGATCATTGCCGCCTTTATTGATGACGCATTGGTCGCCGAGATGGGCATCACACCGCTCAGATTGATTGCCATCAGCCTGATTTTCGATGCGCTCGGTGTCGTCATGTTCCATGGCATTCAAGGTGCTGGCGCCACCCGCACGACCATGTTGGTGTCGCTCGGCATGCAGTGGCTGGTGTTCCTGCCGCTGGCTTATCTGGCCGGTCCGGTCGGCGGTCATGGCATACTGGTGATCTGGAGTCTGTATATTGCTTACCGCTTTATCCAGACGATGATCTTCGTATTCCTGTGGCGGCAACGGGCATGGACTCAAATCAAACTGAACTGA
- the metK gene encoding methionine adenosyltransferase: MSEYRIFTSESVSEGHPDKVADQISDAVLDAIIAEDQYARVACETLVKTGVAIVAGEITTSAWVDLEELVRNVICDIGYTSSEVGFDGHTCGVLNLIGKQSVDINRGVDRAKPEDQGAGDQGLMFGYATNETKALMPAPIEYSHRLVERQAEVRKKGKLEWLRPDAKSQVTFRYEKGKPVAVDAVVLSTQHSPKVKLAELRKQVLEHIIKPVLPEKWLHKGTKFHINPTGNFEIGGPVGDCGLTGRKIIVDSYGGMARHGGGAFSGKDPSKVDRSAAYAGRYVAKNIVAAGLADRCEIQVSYAIGVAEPTSISVNTFGTGKISDDLLVELIRSHFDLRPYGLIKQLDLLNPIYAPTAAYGHFGRKPGTLKFKHQNGEVKTYNTFTWERTDKAEALRKDAGL, translated from the coding sequence ATGTCCGAATACCGTATTTTCACCTCTGAATCCGTTTCCGAAGGCCACCCGGACAAAGTCGCGGATCAGATTTCCGACGCCGTGCTCGATGCCATTATTGCCGAAGACCAATACGCCCGCGTTGCCTGCGAAACCCTGGTCAAAACCGGTGTTGCGATCGTCGCTGGCGAAATCACCACCAGCGCCTGGGTGGATTTGGAAGAGCTGGTCCGCAACGTTATTTGCGATATCGGTTACACCAGTTCGGAAGTCGGTTTTGACGGCCACACCTGCGGCGTGCTGAACCTGATCGGCAAACAAAGTGTCGACATCAACCGCGGTGTCGATCGCGCCAAACCCGAAGATCAAGGCGCCGGCGATCAAGGCCTGATGTTCGGTTACGCGACCAACGAGACCAAAGCGCTGATGCCAGCGCCGATTGAATACTCGCATCGCCTGGTTGAACGCCAAGCGGAAGTGCGCAAGAAAGGCAAACTGGAATGGCTGCGCCCGGACGCGAAATCGCAAGTGACCTTCCGTTACGAAAAAGGCAAGCCGGTTGCCGTTGATGCCGTTGTGCTCTCCACCCAGCATTCACCGAAAGTGAAACTGGCAGAACTGCGCAAGCAAGTGCTGGAACACATCATCAAGCCGGTGCTGCCGGAAAAATGGCTGCACAAAGGCACCAAGTTCCACATCAACCCGACCGGCAATTTCGAAATCGGCGGTCCGGTTGGCGACTGCGGCCTGACCGGTCGCAAAATCATCGTTGATTCCTATGGCGGCATGGCCCGTCACGGTGGCGGTGCGTTCTCCGGAAAAGATCCATCGAAAGTCGATCGCTCGGCCGCCTACGCCGGTCGTTACGTCGCGAAAAACATCGTTGCCGCCGGCCTTGCCGATCGCTGCGAAATTCAAGTGTCCTACGCGATTGGCGTTGCTGAACCGACCTCGATTTCGGTCAACACCTTCGGCACCGGCAAAATCAGCGATGATTTGCTCGTTGAACTGATTCGCAGCCATTTTGATCTGCGCCCATATGGCCTGATCAAACAGCTCGATCTGCTGAACCCGATTTACGCACCAACTGCAGCTTATGGCCACTTCGGTCGCAAACCGGGCACACTGAAATTCAAACACCAGAACGGTGAAGTGAAAACTTACAACACCTTTACCTGGGAACGCACAGATAAAGCGGAAGCGCTGCGTAAAGACGCGGGGCTGTAA
- a CDS encoding SAM-dependent methyltransferase: MERQGALDIVGCGLHPGQMTLETVGIIQAADRVLVVAPNPLSNQHIQSLNSNLENLGRLYNEQMTRLEIYQAMVERMVELVREGLRVCMVFYGHPGVFVLSTQLVRERLEQEGYPVRMLPGISADACLFADLGLDPSATGCQAYEASQFLLSRRNIDTGAALILWQIGLVGEMTGRAYTPGKHGLAAITRLLLQHYPAEHRICLYEAPTLPGFAPRKDWLALRDLPQAKLESWTTMLVPAATELVLAEERLGWLEAPQEAISHG, encoded by the coding sequence ATGGAACGCCAAGGCGCATTGGATATCGTTGGCTGTGGTCTGCATCCGGGCCAGATGACACTGGAAACCGTTGGCATCATTCAGGCCGCCGATCGGGTGCTGGTGGTCGCGCCGAATCCGCTGTCGAATCAGCACATTCAAAGCCTGAATTCGAACCTGGAAAACCTGGGCCGGCTCTATAACGAACAAATGACCCGGCTGGAAATCTACCAGGCGATGGTCGAGCGCATGGTCGAACTGGTGCGCGAAGGTCTGCGCGTGTGTATGGTGTTCTATGGCCACCCCGGTGTGTTTGTGTTGTCGACGCAATTGGTGCGCGAACGTCTGGAGCAAGAGGGTTATCCGGTGCGCATGCTGCCGGGCATTTCCGCCGATGCCTGCCTGTTTGCCGATTTGGGGCTGGACCCATCTGCTACCGGCTGCCAGGCCTATGAAGCATCGCAATTTTTATTATCGCGGCGAAACATTGATACCGGTGCGGCGTTGATTCTTTGGCAGATTGGCTTGGTCGGTGAAATGACTGGGAGGGCCTACACGCCCGGCAAGCATGGTCTTGCCGCGATTACCCGATTGTTGTTGCAGCATTACCCGGCCGAACACCGCATTTGCTTATATGAGGCGCCGACCTTGCCGGGTTTTGCGCCGCGTAAGGATTGGTTGGCTCTGCGCGATTTACCGCAGGCGAAGCTCGAATCCTGGACGACAATGTTAGTGCCGGCGGCAACGGAGCTGGTGCTGGCCGAGGAGCGGTTGGGGTGGCTGGAAGCGCCGCAAGAAGCGATAAGTCATGGCTGA
- a CDS encoding SAM-dependent methyltransferase: MAETKAEKPGRLVIAGCGLHPGHITAETVNAISNAELVMVVVPNPLSIVHIQSLNPRVENLAKAYGEFVDRQHIYTAMAERIISTVRNGVDLCVVFYGHPAVFVDSTHIARRILLAEGYSVQMLPGISAEDCLFADLGIDPGESGCQSYEATQFLLNYHQLHTGAYLLLWQIGLTAAHLLRSLRLNGQGISAIVQLLQQWYPDDHLICVYEAATLPGQSPRTQWMPLSELENAMLQDWSTLVVPPLTPLVLAEERLAWLGIEADRVAELANFSQLWKERIHEEQ; encoded by the coding sequence ATGGCTGAAACAAAAGCAGAGAAACCTGGCCGATTGGTGATCGCCGGCTGTGGTTTGCATCCGGGTCATATCACCGCTGAAACGGTCAATGCCATCAGTAATGCCGAGCTGGTCATGGTCGTCGTTCCGAATCCCTTGTCGATCGTCCATATTCAATCGCTGAATCCACGAGTGGAAAATCTCGCGAAAGCCTACGGCGAATTTGTCGATCGTCAGCACATTTACACGGCGATGGCGGAACGCATTATCTCGACAGTGCGCAATGGCGTTGATCTTTGCGTCGTGTTCTATGGTCACCCGGCCGTGTTCGTGGATTCCACGCACATTGCTCGGCGAATCTTGTTGGCCGAAGGCTACTCAGTGCAAATGCTGCCCGGCATTTCTGCCGAAGATTGTCTGTTCGCGGACTTGGGCATTGATCCAGGAGAATCCGGCTGCCAATCCTATGAGGCCACGCAGTTTCTATTGAACTATCATCAGTTGCACACCGGCGCTTATTTACTGCTCTGGCAAATCGGTCTGACGGCCGCGCATTTGCTGCGTTCGCTCAGGTTGAATGGCCAGGGAATAAGCGCTATCGTGCAGCTTCTCCAACAGTGGTATCCCGACGATCATCTGATTTGCGTTTACGAGGCGGCAACCTTGCCGGGACAGTCGCCCCGAACGCAGTGGATGCCGCTGTCTGAGTTGGAAAACGCGATGTTGCAAGATTGGAGCACCCTGGTTGTGCCACCACTGACGCCGCTGGTGCTTGCCGAAGAGCGATTGGCTTGGCTAGGTATTGAGGCGGATCGGGTGGCTGAGTTGGCGAACTTCTCCCAACTATGGAAGGAGCGCATACATGAGGAGCAATAA
- a CDS encoding ATP-binding protein: MTLPVLANGECQSIDQTDASRAVQYADQVRLNSRNDPATALQVASEALEYFQQHCVIAPKADVLNESAYALYFQSRYPEALVRAKEAEVFAQDYRLLSSVARAKTIQANVLQSVGEYSKAIGLYNEAIELYQRDKGNRASATEGETRILNNIANTYFMARQYDYALKYYHQFGGRATQPENQAAYALGVANVMAEKAEYPEAERHYREALQLYTKAGDLLGQELAMNGLSRVLAEEKNFEEALSFNTRAFESMERGGRQYNQVSILNGRAKIQMEMGRHQQAFLTLDAALKVAQRHGQKSAAVDVLEYRSQLHQRLGDDTSALRDMQAMLRLQSELLNERSSQQLAVMQAYFDVQEKNREIELLTASNRVKELELKQQNAIWLATVGAILFATMIIFFLFYRRTQKRLLREHELVSDKLRELDKVKDQVLLNTSHELRTPLNGIIGMSQLLLADASGELSEEVREQINVIESCGQRLLHLVQDILDYSQLQMGRLRVSLKPVDAGAVVRHACNLVKGLAEEKQLRLHVDMDEALPLVTADESRLHQILLNLLGNAIKFSRRGDITISAKHDADGVLISVQDQGPGIPTDKLQHIFNPFEQVDGSATRRGEGSGLGLPITRELLRLHGSEIQVQSVENRGSTFSFRLPAAGVESLSDQYAKAVH, encoded by the coding sequence ATGACACTTCCCGTTCTAGCGAACGGGGAGTGCCAGTCAATTGACCAAACGGACGCCAGCCGTGCCGTCCAATACGCCGATCAGGTGCGGCTAAACAGCCGTAACGATCCGGCTACCGCCCTGCAGGTGGCCAGCGAGGCGCTGGAGTATTTCCAACAACACTGTGTCATTGCGCCAAAAGCTGACGTGCTCAACGAATCGGCTTACGCGCTCTATTTCCAGTCGCGATATCCGGAAGCGCTGGTGCGCGCCAAAGAGGCCGAAGTCTTTGCCCAGGATTATCGTTTGCTGTCGTCGGTGGCGCGCGCCAAAACTATTCAGGCCAATGTCTTGCAGTCGGTGGGCGAATATTCAAAGGCCATTGGACTCTATAACGAAGCCATCGAACTGTATCAGCGCGACAAGGGCAATCGCGCCAGCGCGACCGAAGGTGAAACCCGGATTCTGAACAATATCGCCAACACCTATTTTATGGCCCGGCAATACGACTACGCGTTGAAGTACTACCATCAGTTTGGTGGCCGTGCTACCCAGCCGGAAAATCAGGCAGCTTATGCGCTCGGTGTGGCCAATGTCATGGCGGAAAAAGCGGAGTATCCAGAAGCGGAGCGCCATTACCGCGAGGCTCTTCAACTGTACACAAAGGCCGGCGATCTTCTGGGTCAGGAACTGGCCATGAATGGTTTGTCACGGGTGCTCGCGGAAGAGAAAAATTTCGAAGAGGCGTTGTCATTCAATACGCGTGCGTTTGAGTCAATGGAACGGGGGGGGCGTCAGTACAACCAGGTATCGATTTTGAATGGTCGGGCCAAAATTCAAATGGAAATGGGTCGCCATCAGCAAGCATTTTTGACACTGGATGCAGCCCTGAAAGTTGCGCAACGCCATGGTCAGAAAAGTGCTGCGGTTGACGTGCTGGAGTATCGCAGCCAATTGCACCAGCGCCTTGGTGATGATACCTCCGCACTGCGAGATATGCAGGCAATGCTGAGGTTACAGAGTGAGTTATTGAATGAGCGCTCCTCACAACAACTGGCGGTCATGCAGGCCTATTTTGATGTGCAGGAAAAAAATCGGGAAATCGAATTGCTGACGGCCAGCAACCGCGTCAAAGAGCTGGAATTGAAACAGCAAAACGCCATCTGGCTGGCGACCGTGGGCGCCATTTTATTCGCCACGATGATCATTTTCTTTTTGTTTTATCGCCGCACCCAGAAACGCTTACTGCGCGAACACGAGTTGGTCAGTGACAAGCTGCGTGAGTTGGACAAAGTCAAAGACCAGGTACTGTTGAACACCTCGCATGAATTGCGCACACCATTGAACGGCATTATTGGCATGTCGCAACTGTTGTTGGCCGACGCCTCGGGCGAGCTCAGCGAAGAGGTTCGTGAGCAAATCAATGTAATCGAATCCTGTGGCCAGCGCTTGCTGCATCTGGTGCAGGACATTCTCGATTACAGTCAACTGCAAATGGGCCGGCTGCGGGTCAGCCTGAAACCGGTTGATGCCGGCGCCGTGGTTCGTCACGCCTGCAATCTGGTTAAAGGTCTTGCCGAAGAAAAACAATTGCGCTTGCATGTCGATATGGATGAGGCCTTGCCATTGGTGACCGCCGATGAATCACGCCTGCATCAGATTTTGCTGAACCTGCTTGGCAATGCGATTAAATTCAGCCGCCGGGGCGACATCACCATCAGCGCAAAGCATGACGCCGATGGCGTATTGATCAGTGTCCAGGATCAGGGGCCGGGTATACCGACCGACAAGCTGCAGCATATTTTCAATCCATTTGAACAAGTCGATGGCTCCGCTACGCGTCGCGGTGAAGGCTCCGGTCTCGGTTTGCCGATCACCCGCGAACTGTTGCGGTTGCATGGCAGCGAAATTCAGGTGCAGTCGGTCGAGAATCGCGGTTCCACTTTCAGTTTTCGTTTGCCGGCCGCCGGTGTCGAAAGTTTGTCCGACCAGTATGCAAAGGCTGTGCACTAA
- a CDS encoding TRAP transporter TatT component family protein — translation MKRRILLPLTLCLVLGACNITGGFVSSLESAVLNNRDIATVEQGSPAYLLLVDALASDSDDPELLSAAANLHNAYAGVFVTDMHRQQLMTSKALAFAERAVCEEDDDYCELRRQPFETFTANVREMDDDEIDSFYALATAWAGWISAHRSDWNAIADMGRVETLLQHIIRINPEYKKGDPYLYLGVLATLLPEAMGGRPEQGKLHFEKAIALSNGKNLMAKVTYAKQYARLKFDRELHDQLLIDVLQADVTYPQFTLINTFAQQQAKQLMESADDYF, via the coding sequence ATGAAGCGAAGAATCCTCTTGCCGTTAACACTCTGTCTCGTCCTGGGTGCCTGCAATATCACCGGTGGTTTTGTCAGCAGCCTGGAAAGTGCCGTGCTGAACAACCGCGATATCGCGACAGTCGAACAAGGCAGCCCGGCCTATTTATTGTTGGTCGATGCCTTGGCCAGCGACAGCGACGACCCGGAATTACTGAGTGCGGCCGCCAACCTGCATAACGCTTATGCCGGTGTGTTCGTCACCGACATGCACCGCCAGCAATTGATGACCAGCAAAGCACTGGCTTTCGCCGAACGGGCTGTTTGCGAAGAAGATGATGACTACTGCGAATTGCGCCGTCAGCCATTTGAAACGTTTACCGCTAACGTGCGGGAAATGGATGACGACGAAATCGACAGCTTCTATGCGTTGGCAACCGCTTGGGCTGGCTGGATCAGCGCCCATCGCAGCGACTGGAATGCGATTGCCGACATGGGCCGGGTCGAAACCCTTTTGCAACACATCATCCGTATCAATCCGGAATACAAAAAAGGCGATCCGTATTTGTATCTCGGTGTGCTGGCCACGTTATTGCCGGAAGCGATGGGCGGGCGTCCAGAGCAAGGCAAACTGCATTTTGAAAAGGCCATTGCCTTGTCCAATGGCAAGAACCTGATGGCCAAGGTCACTTACGCTAAACAGTATGCGCGTCTGAAGTTTGATCGCGAATTGCACGATCAGCTGCTGATTGACGTATTGCAAGCGGATGTCACGTATCCGCAATTCACCTTGATTAACACGTTTGCCCAGCAACAGGCCAAACAACTGATGGAGTCTGCTGATGACTATTTCTAA
- a CDS encoding TRAP transporter substrate-binding protein, with product MTISKTLLRAALFSLALIGSGTSFAQTIKIASLAPDGSSWMTEFRAAGDTIAKRTDKRVQLKFYPGGVMGDDQAVLRKIKIGQLHGGALTAGSLTEFHPNLQLYSLPLVFRNLDEVDAARKAFDPRFQKGLEEGGMVSFGFAEGGFAYIMSTQSLTTIDDVRKRKVWIPSGDQFAADLVSSFNISPTPLPLSDVLVSLQSGLIDTVATSPIGALALQWHNQVKYVTDLPLVYVFASFVIDKKAFNKINEADQKIVREELTNMFARLDKQNRQDNLSAIDALKKQGLKFVTPEPAAIQEWYSTAEKANQKLVNSGKLSNEAYQQLLNIVRAKR from the coding sequence ATGACTATTTCTAAAACCCTACTGCGCGCAGCCCTGTTTTCCTTGGCGCTGATCGGTAGTGGTACTTCGTTCGCGCAAACGATCAAAATCGCCTCGCTGGCGCCGGATGGTTCCAGCTGGATGACCGAATTTCGTGCCGCCGGCGACACCATTGCCAAGCGCACTGATAAGCGCGTGCAACTGAAATTCTACCCGGGCGGTGTCATGGGCGATGATCAGGCAGTGCTGCGCAAGATCAAAATTGGTCAATTGCACGGTGGCGCTCTGACCGCCGGTAGCCTGACCGAGTTTCACCCGAACTTGCAGCTGTACAGTCTGCCATTAGTGTTCCGTAACCTCGACGAAGTCGATGCTGCCCGCAAAGCGTTTGATCCCCGCTTCCAGAAAGGCCTGGAAGAAGGTGGCATGGTCAGCTTCGGCTTCGCTGAAGGCGGTTTTGCCTACATCATGTCGACGCAATCACTGACCACCATTGATGATGTGCGCAAACGCAAAGTCTGGATTCCCAGTGGCGATCAGTTTGCTGCTGATTTGGTTTCCAGTTTCAATATTTCGCCAACGCCTTTGCCACTTTCTGATGTGCTGGTCAGCCTGCAGTCCGGTTTGATCGATACCGTTGCCACCTCGCCGATTGGTGCGCTGGCGCTGCAATGGCATAACCAGGTCAAATACGTTACCGATCTACCGCTGGTCTATGTCTTTGCGTCGTTTGTCATCGACAAAAAAGCGTTCAACAAAATCAATGAAGCCGATCAGAAAATTGTTCGCGAAGAGCTGACCAACATGTTCGCTCGTCTCGATAAACAAAACCGCCAGGACAATTTGTCGGCGATAGACGCTTTGAAAAAGCAAGGGCTGAAATTTGTTACGCCAGAACCTGCCGCTATCCAGGAGTGGTATAGCACCGCCGAAAAAGCCAATCAGAAACTGGTCAACAGCGGCAAACTGTCGAACGAGGCCTATCAGCAATTGCTGAACATCGTGCGCGCCAAACGCTGA
- a CDS encoding TRAP transporter small permease, with translation MKSPAFLQRVWHWLHLFEEGLLLFIFIGMMGIAVAQIILRNVFHTGIEWSDVFLRSAVLWIALIGAMIASRTGNHVQIDVVRRFMPEWLQRWGARLTSAATMVVAALFSWHGVRFAYLEWQDQTMAIGIVPSWVVVSIIPFGFAMIAIRYLILTVNPKPMVNE, from the coding sequence GTGAAATCACCCGCTTTTTTGCAACGCGTCTGGCATTGGCTGCATCTTTTTGAAGAAGGGCTGCTGCTGTTTATTTTCATCGGCATGATGGGCATTGCTGTGGCGCAAATTATTCTGCGCAATGTCTTTCACACCGGTATCGAATGGAGCGACGTTTTTCTGCGCTCAGCGGTGCTGTGGATTGCCCTGATTGGCGCGATGATCGCCAGCCGCACCGGCAACCATGTGCAAATCGATGTTGTGCGCCGCTTCATGCCGGAATGGCTGCAACGCTGGGGCGCGCGCCTTACCTCGGCCGCCACGATGGTGGTCGCGGCCTTATTCAGTTGGCATGGCGTTCGTTTTGCCTACCTTGAATGGCAGGACCAAACCATGGCCATCGGTATCGTGCCGAGCTGGGTAGTGGTGTCAATTATTCCATTCGGATTCGCGATGATTGCCATTCGTTACCTGATTCTGACCGTCAACCCGAAACCGATGGTGAACGAATGA
- a CDS encoding TRAP transporter large permease codes for MSFAFALIVILILAILGMPVFAVLTAIAMLGFYFAEVDLAVMAIELYRLTDTSILLALPLFTFAGYVLSESNTSHRLVRLTQALIGSVHGGLAFVALIACALFTALTGASGVTIVALGALLYPALKEGGYSDKFSLGLVTSSGSLGLLLPPSLPLILYSIIASQMDLGVDVSLETLFIAGLLPAALMLVLLCGYSWWSHRNVETRKTPFSWREVGAACWEAKWELPLPLVILGSVYSGLVAVSEAAALTAAYVLIIEVFVYREVSVKALPRIIRESMVMVGSILLILGVAMAFTNYLIDIEVPSRLFDWMQRHVDDRLTFLLLLNIFLLLLGAMLDIFAALIVVVPLLLPVAIGYGIDPVHLGIIFLANMQIGYFTPPVGMNLFIASYRFQKPVLTLYQSTIPFFWVLLAAVLIITYVPELSLMLLDRGL; via the coding sequence ATGAGTTTCGCGTTTGCGTTAATCGTTATTCTGATTCTCGCCATTCTTGGCATGCCGGTATTCGCGGTATTGACCGCGATCGCGATGCTCGGTTTTTATTTCGCTGAAGTTGATTTGGCAGTCATGGCAATCGAGTTGTACCGGTTGACTGATACCTCGATCCTGCTGGCGCTACCGCTTTTCACGTTCGCCGGTTACGTGCTCAGTGAAAGCAATACTTCGCATCGCCTGGTGCGTTTAACCCAGGCGCTGATCGGTTCCGTACACGGCGGTCTCGCGTTCGTCGCGTTGATCGCCTGTGCCTTGTTCACGGCACTGACTGGTGCGTCCGGCGTCACCATCGTTGCGCTCGGCGCGCTGCTTTATCCGGCACTGAAAGAAGGCGGTTACAGCGACAAATTCAGTCTTGGTTTGGTCACTTCTTCCGGCAGTCTCGGTTTGTTGTTGCCACCGTCACTGCCATTGATTCTGTACAGCATCATTGCCAGCCAGATGGACCTCGGTGTCGATGTCTCGCTGGAAACCTTGTTTATCGCTGGCCTGCTGCCAGCGGCATTGATGTTGGTGCTGTTATGTGGCTACTCCTGGTGGTCGCATCGCAATGTGGAAACGCGAAAAACACCGTTTTCCTGGCGTGAAGTCGGCGCTGCCTGCTGGGAAGCGAAATGGGAATTGCCGTTGCCGCTGGTCATTCTCGGCAGCGTTTATTCCGGCTTGGTCGCGGTATCGGAAGCGGCCGCATTGACCGCTGCCTATGTGCTGATTATCGAAGTCTTTGTTTACCGTGAAGTCTCCGTCAAGGCGCTACCACGAATCATCCGCGAATCGATGGTCATGGTCGGCAGCATTCTATTGATCTTGGGTGTCGCGATGGCGTTCACCAATTATCTGATCGACATCGAAGTACCGAGCCGTTTGTTCGACTGGATGCAGCGCCACGTCGATGACCGTCTGACGTTTTTGCTTTTGCTGAATATTTTCCTGCTGCTGCTTGGCGCCATGCTCGATATTTTTGCTGCGCTGATTGTTGTCGTGCCGCTGTTACTGCCGGTGGCGATTGGCTACGGCATTGATCCGGTGCATCTCGGTATTATTTTCCTCGCTAACATGCAGATTGGTTACTTCACGCCGCCGGTTGGGATGAATTTGTTTATCGCCAGTTATCGCTTTCAGAAGCCGGTGCTGACGTTGTACCAAAGCACGATTCCGTTTTTCTGGGTGCTGCTCGCGGCGGTGCTGATTATTACTTATGTGCCGGAGTTGAGTTTGATGTTGCTCGACAGAGGATTGTAA